GTGTCAAACCTCGTTAACGTTGCGTCCCGACCGTTCGGTCCGGCCCTGAACCGGGATCAGCCCGTCCCAGGCCGAGCGGCGTCGGTCAGGGTTTCTCACACGGACGGACGAAGAGCGCACCGTCCACGAGGTAGGCCACGGCGTTGTTCCAAGGCGAGACCCAGACCCGGTCGACGTCCGCCCCGACGAGCGTCCCGGCCTTCTCAGGATCGCTCTTCAAGACGAGCCAGACACTGTTCGCCGACTCGGTCTTAGGGTCGAACCTCAAGGGCATCGGTCGGTTCACGTCGGTCAACAGGGGCCACTCGGACACCGCGTCCTCCCATGGTCCTCGGAACCTCACAGGCCGGAGGACTCCGTTCGAAGGAACGACTTCGGCGACGTCAGACCCTGTCGGGGGCGGCGAAGGCTTGGCGAGCCACCGGGCCGTTTCCAAGGTCAGGTTCAACTTAACGGCTTGATACTTGGCGACCTGTTCGGCCTCTGCTTCTTGCTGGACGGCCGCGGCTGCCTTGTCCCTCGCCTTGGCTCGCTCATAGGACCGATCGAGCTTCGACTGGGACCGGGGTTCGAACTGAGAGTAAACGGCGGTGCCATAGATCGACCAGCTCGGCCCATGAAATCCGTTGGTGACCGCGGCGTCGATATCCGGCGCAGGCGTCAGGACGCTCGCCCCCGGACTGAGCACGAAGTGCCTGACCGGGCCTTGGGATCGAAGGCGAAAGATCGCGTGGAACAGCGAAGGCGAAGGATCGACGTTCATGTCGAGTCTCTCGTCGGGTTTGAAGACGCGCTTGAAGACCACACGGTCGGTCAAAGTCCTTGCGTCCAACAAATGCACGCTCAGTTCGCGGGGATCGACGTCTTCCTTCGGGCCGAGGGACTTGGAGACGATGAGGACGCAAGTCCGCTGGTTCTCGAACCACTGTCCCATCCATCGTGTCCCCGCCGGTAAGCGAAGGACCACGCGCCCTTCTTCGCCACCGACTTCGTAGACACCGATGGCCAGACCCTCCTTCTCCTTCCTCGAGTACAGAAGTGCAAGGCCGTGGGGGTGCCATAAGACGTTGTCGACTCGGACGTCGACCGGTGTCGGAGTCCCGAGCTGAGGGAGTTGGGCATGGGCGGCACCAACGGTCGCCGCGACGAAGAGGACTCCCCAAGACCGTGCGGACATGATCGTAGTGTAACCGGAGATTCTTCGAAAGGTTCCTGTGATCCGCACCTATACACTATGATGGAGCTTGTATGAGCTTTCTGAAGAAGCTGTTCGGCGGCGGTGACAAGGGGGATCAAGGCGGCATTGGCGACCTCATCAAACAGGCCAAAGACCTGCAGCAGCAGTTCTCGGGCCAGGTCCAGCAAGGGTCGCAGACCACCGACGTCAACCAGCTCATGGCGCAGGCCACGGCCAACATGGAGGCCCTGACCGGGCAGAAGGCCGAGCCCCGAGCTCAGTTCGTGAAGAAGACGACCTGCCACAACTGCGGCGGGGCCAAGACGCTTGCCCCGAAGACCGCGTACGTCTACTGCGACTTCTGCGGAAGTCTCACCGACTACGACTTCCAGAAAGCTTGCGAGAACCCGCAGTCGGCGATGCCGGGGCCTGCCTACGAAGCCCTCATCCATGAGACCAACGCCGACGCCCAACTCGCACGCCAGACGAAGGACAGGGACGCCTATCTGGCGATCCAAAAGAGGCTCTTCGACCGCTGGGTCGAGCTTTGTCCGAACGCGGTGTCCCCTCGTGCCAAACGCGACCAGGACTACCGGTCGCAACTCGTCGAATATATGGCCCAGACCGCGACCGTCAACGAGTTCGATGAGACCTATCAGGGCTTTGCCGCCAAGGTCGCCGAGCAGGTCCGTGGCATCAAGTGGGCGGGGACGTTCCCCAAGGTGACGGCCGAGAGCGCCACCTTCTGGCCCCTCTACCAGACCGTCAAAGACCAGCTCGAGCACAGCTACACCGTCCTCAAGAAGGAGGGCATCCTCGACCTCCACCCGGACCAGGCACCGGAAAGCCTCCAGCGCCGCATGACGTGGTCGATGTTCTGCCAAGGGTGGCTTCCGACGCTGTCACCGGAGGACTCGGAACGAATGATCGCCGACGCCGGGCTCAAAGGCGAGTATTCACGCCTCGAACCTGTCGAGACCGCTGTCCGGCACTGCGGCGGCTGCGGAGGCGAACTGCAGACGGTGTCCGGCGCCAAAGTGATGGTCTGCGAAGACTGCGGCACGAAGGTCGATGTCGGAAACCCCGAAGTCAACTGCAAGAACTGCGCAGGCCCGATCAGCTTCCCGGTGGGGCAGAACCGGCTCCAGTGCCCCTACTGCCGAGCCGAAGCCCAACGGATGAGCTGGTGACGGGCGCCACATTCCTCATTCGGCGACGGAGCACCACCTTTGGCACCTCGGTGCACGCCCGGAGCTTGTCCAGATGGGAAAGGCCCGACAGCCGCGCGATGACCGAGAGTGATCGGTCGTTGATCGGTCGTTGATCGGTCTTTGACCGGACTTTGATCGGTCTTGCGACCATGTGCCAAAGACGGTGGACAGGGGTGCCCTTCCACCGTCACACGGCCTCTCAGAGCTTACCGACGGCCCACATGTTCCGGAACCGGATCTTGTGGCCATGGTCTTGGAGCCGGATCGGACGCAGCCCAGGGCCTTCGGGGTGGCCCGCCGTCGTCTCGCGAGGCAGTGCGACGTCGCGGTGGACGAGGGTGCCGTTATGGACGACCGTCATGCGGCCCTCGGAGACCTTCTTGTCTCCTTCCCACCGAGGCGCTTTGAACCAGACGTCATAGGTCTGCCATTCGCCTGCCTTGAAGGCCATCGCGGTGTCCGGCGCCTTGATCGAGTAGATCGCGCCGCATTCGTCGATCAGGGGGCCGCGGGGGGCCGAGTTCAGGATCTGGACTTCGTAGCTTTGCATCATGTAGACCCCCGAGTTGCCGTTCGCCTGGCCGGCTTGGCCGTTCTCGTCGGTCATGAACTCCATGTGCAACCGTAGGTCGCCATATGCCTTCTTGGTGACGACGTCGCCTGATCCAGGTACGCCCTGCATCGCACCGTCCACCCACTGCCACGGATTGGCCTGGCCCAGGTTCCGCTCGGACTGCCAGTTCGCAAGGTCCTTGGAACCGCCGATCAGGATGTCCGCGCCCTTGGGAGGGTTCGAGCTTGGGATCCCCTTGTCTTTGATCCGCAGGTTCTTCCAACGCACTTCCAGTCCAGCCTTTTCGTGGTTATGGACCTGGAGCCCGATGAACCCCCAGCGGGTGAGGTCGTCCCGGTGGTCGACGGTGCTGACGCCGTTGACCCAGATCCTGAACCTGTCCCCCTCGGCCACGACGCGATAGTGGTTCCATTGCCCGTTCTTGAAGGCTTTGCGGCCCCGCTCGTTCTTCGAGAGGTCTTGGAGCCAGCCGCGCCGTCCCTCGTCGTAGAGACCGCCCGACCACGCACGGTCACTAGGATCCACCTCGACCTGGTAACCGTGGACCTGCCCCTTGTTGTAGCCCGGGACGCTCATGGAACGGATCTGCACGCCGGAGTTGAGGGTCGCGACGGTCTTGACGTCGAATTCGAGCTCGAAGTCGCCGTAGAACTTGTCCGTGCAAAGAAAGCTGTTGGGTTCGCCGACCACCGTCCGTCCGACGATTTCGCCTTTGTCCACACTGTAAGCGGCCTTCCCGCCGCGCCGCGTCCATCCCGTGAGCGACTTTCCGTCGAAGAGAGGCTTCCAGTCAGCGGCAGAAGGGACGAGGAGAAGGGCGGCGGTCAAAGCTGCGGTCATCGGTTCACCACGGTCGAGCGGTGCTAGGTGTACCACGATTCCAAGGGCTTGTCGCCACCGACGAGATTTTCGTGCCCCTGTCGTGACGACCCTGAGCTTGAAGCGGGACCGGACTGGGGTAAAAGGTGCCGTTTGAGAGGACTGAGGACATGAAGCGGATTCTCACACTTGTGCTGACGATGGCCCTTGTCGCGACGGCGGCCTATTGCGACGATAAAGAACAGGCCAAAGCCGCCTTCGAGATGTTCAAGAAGCTTGAAGGGACTTGGAAGGGCAAAGGCAAGGTCGGCGATATGGAGATGGACTCGACCGTGACCTACAAGACGACCGGAGCTGGAAGCGTGGTCATGGAGACCATGGAACCGGGCCAGCCGCACGAAATGGTGACGATGTACCACCTGAACAACGAGAGTTTCGAACTCGTGCACTATTGCGCCGGCCACAACCAGCCCCGTATGCGGATGAAGCCGGGCAAGGATCCCAAAGTGGTGTCCTTCGAGTTCGTCAGCGGGACGAACATGAAGCCGTCGGACATGCACATGCACACGGCGACCTATCGGTTTATCGACGACGACCACATCACGGGCGAATGGACGTCCTATCAGGACGGAAAGCCCGGCGCATCGATCACGTTCGACATGCACCGGGCCAAGTAAGCCGCTCTAGCGCTTCCGGCGTTTCAACAGTCCAAGGAGCGGGATCCCGAGCCCCAGCAGCAGCGACGGCTCGGGAACCACTTCCCAGTGGTATTTGACGCTGCCCACGAAGGCGACGCTGAGGTTCGAGACCGAAGCGTTCCATTGGAAGGCGCCCGTGTAGTCTCCTGGCCCGAACGGCGAGCCCGTGTCGGACAGCGAATCGAGCGCCGAATCCGTGAGCCGAGGCAAGATCGAGCCGCCAGGGCCGATCTCGTATCCCTCGAGGCGGCGCGTCGAAGCCGTCGTGGTCAGTGTCGTGCCTGTAACGGCGTCGAAGACGGACTGGGTCTCGTTAAAGTCACCGCCGATGACCGCTGAATCGTCTCCGGCCGTGCCGTTGAGGTCGGGGTCGGCGAACGAGAAGAGGCTGAAGCTCACGGCTTGTCCGAGAAGGTTGAAGACGCCGAAATTGACGGTCGCTTCTGCGGAGCCTCCACCGAGATCGGCCACCGTGTACTCGGTGACGACAAGGAGGGCGTCGTCGAACCCGCCCGCATCTTCGGTGTAGTGTAAGGCGGCGTGGTCGGTACCGACGTCGCTGAACGTCTGGTTGGACAGCCCGAACTCACGCGTGTCGAACTCGGTCCGGTACCACATCCATTGACTGAACGGGGAGACCGTGCCTCCGACGGAAAAGCTTCCTTGGCCTCCCGAACCGGTCAGTCGTTGGCCCTGAAGACCGCTCATCGACCAACGGACGTCTCCGCTGGTCAAGGTCATCGCGTCGACGGCGAGAACGGCCGGCGACAAGGCTACGGACAGTGCGACGGCGATGGCGCGGATGCGGTGTGAAAGTGTCATATGTGCCTCTCCAAACGCGAATGCAACCCGTTTATTTTACAGGTGTTTTTTGTCGCTCTGTACGGGCCTTCCCTTGTTTCGTCCGACCTTCGTCTAAGATTCTAGCCATCAGTTTGATCTGCCCGATGTGATACGCGTCGTGTACGGCCAACGACACGAGCATATGAAGGGCCTTGTCGTCGCTTTCCAAGTCGTGGCCCAGCGGCCAGTCCGCCACCATTTGGCGGGCACGCTTCAAGTTCGTCAAGAACGAAGACCGGACAGGTTCGAACTCTTCCGGTTCAGGGACGCGCCAGTCGTCTCGGAACTTAGGCCTCGGTTTGCCTTCGAGCCGTGCCAACCAGATTTGTTGCCAAAAGTCGGCATGGGCGAGGTTGGTCAAAACCGAGTAGGGCCAGCCAGGGACCGTTCGCGAAGCAGTCTCCGGGCTCATCCGCTGAAGCAAGTAGCCGATTTTTGGGATGTCTTCCCCTCCGATGATCTGGTCGAAGAGGTCTGCGACGGTCGCCGCGTCCATGTCCCATTCTAGTCAACACGGACGGAGCGGGAAGACTTCGACGCTGACTCCGGGAGAAAACTGAGCGGCCACGTTCGGCGGCCCGAGTCCCGGAAAGCCGGCCGCTGCCGTGAGCGTTTCGTTCCTAACGGTCGCTTCGGCGGTGCAGAACGGATACGGCGCATGATGGACGCGCCCGGTCCAAAAACGTCCGCGCACCATCGAATAGAGCAAGTAGCGCTCCAACAACCAGAATTCCAAGGTGTCCGGTTCCGCGGTCCGGAACACTTCGACGAACGACGCTTCGACCTCGGTAAGCCCGGAGGGCGGGCCGGGCCAGACTCGGACTGTCCGGTAGAGGCGGTACCCACCGCTCCGGTGGAGTTCCATCCGGGCGAAGTGGTACGGGAGCCTGTACCGGTTTCGGGCCACGACCACGGGCAATCGCTTTGAAGCTTCCAGGCTGAAGAACCAGACACCTGGTTCTCGGCCCTCCCGGCGCACGTACGTCCGAAGGTTGGTCTCGTGGAAATCGGCGAACACGGACCGGGGACGGAGCCAAAGGGGCGTCACTCCGGTCATGGTGAACGGCACCAGGCTGACGTACGCGCGGCCGTCGAAGAGGTCGGCCTCCAGGCCCTGGGGAAGCAGCCTTTGGACGACGTCCGGATCGACCGACCAATGGAGGAACGTCAGGTCGTGCCAGTTCTGCCGCATGACAGGCTGCAGGTCGGGCCTTTCGCGGAGCCGGAGCAGGTCTGCGGTCACGTCGCCGCCTCGGGCTGGGGAATCCGAGGGACGGCAAGGGCCGCACACACGCAGACCGCCATAGCGAGCAGGTAGGGCCCGGCGTGCCACGCGTCGAAGATCGCACCGCCGAGCAACGGGCCGACCATGAAACCGAACGAACGTGCGCTCTGCAGAAGCCCGAACATCTCTCCTTGGCGCTCTTCCGGAGTCAATTGACTGCAGAGCGCGTTCGCCGTGGGATTGGCGATGCTCGTTCCGATGCCGTAGACGGTCGAGGCTGCGAAAATCGCGGGCAACGACGGCGCGTAGGGGAACAGTGCGAGGCCGAGACCCATCAGGACATAGCAGACGCGAAGCACCGCCGTGGACGAAAACTTTTTGGCGACGATCCCGACGAGCAAGCCCTGGACGACGAGACCAAGGAGAGACTCGTAGCTGAACACGTCCCCGAACTCCTTTGTGCCGAGCCCGAGGGTCGCATGGATCAACCGACCGAACGTCCCTTCGAGGGTCGCAAGCGCGAACCAACCAATGACGATGACGACGAAGACCCGCGTCAAGCCAGGGACCGTCCGAAGGATGTCAAGGTTTCCTTTGGGCTTGCTTTCGCGGGGCGTGACAGGTAACGACGGCAAGACGATCAACGCCAAAAGCGCACCGGCGGCCGATGCTCCGCAAGCGACGGCTCCCAGGAGGGCGTTCCCGCCCGCATCGCTCAAACGTCCTCCAATCGCGGGCCCGGCGACCAGACCCGCCGAGATCGCCGCTCCGATGCGCCCCATCGCTGCCACCTTGGAGCCCGTCGCGGCCAGGTCGGCGATGTAGGCTTGGGCTACGGCGATGTTGGCCGCCCCTAGGCCCGCCAGGATCCGGCTCAAGAGGATGTGGGCCGGATTCGTGGCCAAGGCGTACACGCCCATCGACGCCGCAGAAACGGCCGTGCAGATCACGACCACGGGTTTGCGGCCGATCCGGTCGCTCAACCGCCCCCAACCCGACGAGACCAGGATCTGGACGATGAACATGCTGCTCAGGACGAGGCCGATGACGGCACCTTTCCAGTCCCATCCAGTCGCGGGGTCCCTCAGGGGCGGCAGGAGAGCGTCCAGACGCAGTTGCACGTCCGGGATCAACATACTGAAACCCAGCATGTCCAGAAAGGCGAGGACGAAGAGCGTCGCTTCGATCCTGACCCGATGCAGGTTCGAGGTGCTCAGGCTCCTCCTCCGTTGACCACGCCCCATTCTGATACGTGGCCTCGACCGGAAAGGGCCGAACGAGGGCGTTAAGGTCGGACGCCGTCGGGATCGAGCGGAATGCCGGCGATCTCGACCTCTTCCCGGACGTAAGCGTCGACCCTGATCTCGGCGATCCGGACCGGATCGACGGAGCAGAGGACGCGGATCTTGCCGTCTTGAGCGACGCTCCCTCCTGGAAGAGGCATCCGGAAGCGGTTTCCGAGCGGCCGCCGCGGGTCAAGTCGCCCTCCGCTCGCCTCGGCGGCTCTCGACGCGGCGAGGACTTTCGAGGACACGGGCGTACCGTCCTGGTCCGTGCAGACGATCGCTTTGCCATCGGATCCCAAGGCCGTGAGATAGTATTCCGCAGGATCGTCTTTCGGTTGGACACAGTCGAACTCTAGCGACCACCAAGAGCCCTCCTTAGCCGTTATGTCCGGGATTTCGTGAGGCGCGCCCTTGTCAGCTCGAGCAAAGACCACGCTCCGGTCTTGAAGCGAGGCGCCTTCGCCAGGGAACAATCGGAACGGCTTCGTTTCGGGAAGCTTCAAAGTCCGGAGCAGGAAGAACGAGGCTGACGACCGGTCCGCCGCGGCGGAAAACGGCATCGCCGTAACGGTCGTACGGGGGCTCGTCAGAGAATCGCCGTCGCGGAACGACGAGAGCTGGATACAGTTGGCATAGGCGGTGTCGTCTTCGATCCGGTCCGCGACGACCGGATCGGCACGTGGGCTGAAGTGCACCGTCAAGGAGACGATGAGATACCTGTTCTTCCTGCCAGGGACAGTCTTGGCCGTCGGAGCGCCATCCCTTTGAAGGGCTTCCGCGACGAGCCGCGTCAGGTAGGCGTCTCGGTGCCCCGAGATGTCCCAGGCCGTCGGAGCCTTGCCGGTCAAGTCCGCGACGCCAAGGACGGTGTACTTGTAACCGACGTTCTCTTTGGGATAACGAAAACCCTCGGCACGAACCTTCCGCGCCCGGTCCGGCGATGCGCCCGTCGCTCGGGAGTCTGCAGGCGTCCCACCGCTGACGAGCGCCGCCAAACCCGCAAATCCGACGAGCCTGACCGTCTGTGACATCCGCAGCCCCATAGTGACTTTGTGTCACGAAACCGCCGATCGTTTCACCTTTTCGCGCGATTCTCGCTGTTTTTCGTCTATCGTGCCGCCCAGAGCAGGCCCCGGCGGCAGATTTCCCGCGGCACTTCGGCTTCCAGAACGTCCCGCTTGTGCCCTAACGCCGTATAGAACACCTTTCCACGACCGTAGGAACGCGTCCAGACGGTCGGCATCCGACAAGGTCCGACCAATCCGTTCCGGGCCTCCCCGATGGAGGGGTTAGGGAATGCGCAGGTCGCGAGCACGTTGTTCGCAGGATCGGTGTGGAGATAGTACTGCTCGCTCACGACCTCGAAGTCGGGGAGCCCGTCTGTGACCGGATGAGGGTTGTCCCGGTCGATCTCGACCGTGTACCGGACGCCGTCGTCACCCGGATGCGCCACCCACTGTCCGCCGGTCATGAACTGCCATTCGGTGCTTTCGCGGAACGCGTCGCACATGCCTCCGTGGCAGCCTGCCAATCCCGTTCCTTGCTCGGACACCGCTTTACAGACGGACTGGCACTGTTCCCAGGAAATCTGCCCCATGGTCCAGACGGGGACGATGAGGTCGTATCCGCCCAACGGCTCCAGAAAGGCGTCAAGCGTGTCCCGGACCGTCACGTCGAAGCCCTCGGCTTTCAGAAGTCCTTCGAAAAACCCGGCGACCTTGTCCGGTTCATGACCGTCCCAGCCGCCCCACACGATAAGAGCAGATTTCACGTTTCCAGCATAGAGGGAGGCAAGGCAAGGGCTTTGGGAAGGCTAGGACACCCGCGTCGGCTTGCAAGGGGGCCCTGTGTCAAACTCGCGGGCACATGGAGGCGGGGGTCAAGACGCGGTTACCCGGTTGGGCGCTCGTCGCCGCCTGCATCCTTCCGTTTCTCGGTTTTTGGACGTACGGCCTGTTCGACCTGGACGAGGGCTATTACGGCGCGGTCGTCGTCGATATGATCCGGCGCGGGGACTGGATCACACCCACCCTCAACGGTGTGCCCTGGTTCGAAAAGCCGATCCTGGCCTATTGGCTCTCGATTCCCGCCCTAAAACTCTTCGGAGAGGACGTCGGGCCTCGGCTACCGAGCGTCCTCTGCACGTTGGCGACGGCCGTCGTGCTCGCCCGGTTCACACGCCGCTGG
This genomic window from Armatimonadota bacterium contains:
- a CDS encoding ThuA domain-containing protein, with protein sequence MKSALIVWGGWDGHEPDKVAGFFEGLLKAEGFDVTVRDTLDAFLEPLGGYDLIVPVWTMGQISWEQCQSVCKAVSEQGTGLAGCHGGMCDAFRESTEWQFMTGGQWVAHPGDDGVRYTVEIDRDNPHPVTDGLPDFEVVSEQYYLHTDPANNVLATCAFPNPSIGEARNGLVGPCRMPTVWTRSYGRGKVFYTALGHKRDVLEAEVPREICRRGLLWAAR
- a CDS encoding DUF2071 domain-containing protein translates to MRQNWHDLTFLHWSVDPDVVQRLLPQGLEADLFDGRAYVSLVPFTMTGVTPLWLRPRSVFADFHETNLRTYVRREGREPGVWFFSLEASKRLPVVVARNRYRLPYHFARMELHRSGGYRLYRTVRVWPGPPSGLTEVEASFVEVFRTAEPDTLEFWLLERYLLYSMVRGRFWTGRVHHAPYPFCTAEATVRNETLTAAAGFPGLGPPNVAAQFSPGVSVEVFPLRPC
- a CDS encoding DUF1080 domain-containing protein, with amino-acid sequence MTAALTAALLLVPSAADWKPLFDGKSLTGWTRRGGKAAYSVDKGEIVGRTVVGEPNSFLCTDKFYGDFELEFDVKTVATLNSGVQIRSMSVPGYNKGQVHGYQVEVDPSDRAWSGGLYDEGRRGWLQDLSKNERGRKAFKNGQWNHYRVVAEGDRFRIWVNGVSTVDHRDDLTRWGFIGLQVHNHEKAGLEVRWKNLRIKDKGIPSSNPPKGADILIGGSKDLANWQSERNLGQANPWQWVDGAMQGVPGSGDVVTKKAYGDLRLHMEFMTDENGQAGQANGNSGVYMMQSYEVQILNSAPRGPLIDECGAIYSIKAPDTAMAFKAGEWQTYDVWFKAPRWEGDKKVSEGRMTVVHNGTLVHRDVALPRETTAGHPEGPGLRPIRLQDHGHKIRFRNMWAVGKL
- a CDS encoding DinB family protein, whose protein sequence is MDAATVADLFDQIIGGEDIPKIGYLLQRMSPETASRTVPGWPYSVLTNLAHADFWQQIWLARLEGKPRPKFRDDWRVPEPEEFEPVRSSFLTNLKRARQMVADWPLGHDLESDDKALHMLVSLAVHDAYHIGQIKLMARILDEGRTKQGKARTERQKTPVK
- a CDS encoding MFS transporter, translated to MGRGQRRRSLSTSNLHRVRIEATLFVLAFLDMLGFSMLIPDVQLRLDALLPPLRDPATGWDWKGAVIGLVLSSMFIVQILVSSGWGRLSDRIGRKPVVVICTAVSAASMGVYALATNPAHILLSRILAGLGAANIAVAQAYIADLAATGSKVAAMGRIGAAISAGLVAGPAIGGRLSDAGGNALLGAVACGASAAGALLALIVLPSLPVTPRESKPKGNLDILRTVPGLTRVFVVIVIGWFALATLEGTFGRLIHATLGLGTKEFGDVFSYESLLGLVVQGLLVGIVAKKFSSTAVLRVCYVLMGLGLALFPYAPSLPAIFAASTVYGIGTSIANPTANALCSQLTPEERQGEMFGLLQSARSFGFMVGPLLGGAIFDAWHAGPYLLAMAVCVCAALAVPRIPQPEAAT